The Toxotes jaculatrix isolate fToxJac2 chromosome 14, fToxJac2.pri, whole genome shotgun sequence genomic interval AGTGTGGCAGCTCACCTCGAGCGTCGAAAGCCAGCAAACCCTGAATGGGAAGCCTCATCAATGAGCGGTGTGACGATACGCTCCATCATGTCTGTCAGCACAGTGAAGGTGGGCACGACAATGAAGTCTATGAACCCTGGTGACCAAGACATTGACAAATGCAGAACATAATGTtattatatacatatttatattacTTATCAAAGTGTTTTGAAGAGCTCAGTGCAGACAGGGAAGGTGACAAGGTCAGAACAATCAATGTAGTGctatgtattttttaattattagagACTGGTTTTACATCTCTAATAActggttttacattttacatctgACATTTCCAGAAGTTCATCATAATTTTTCCTTCCACCCATACAAGAAATCTTAAATTATTTATCATAAAGTATCAGGTCTATCAGGTGCATTAATAATACAGGAATTTACATAACATTTCTACTTTTTCATTACTATGGGAACCTAACCTATTTCTTCATGATATATTTGCTGTAAGCCGCCCAgctagctcagttggtagagcacgaaagataagcggcagatgatgacatgacatgacatattTGCTGTACTgatataaatgtatgtaaatacaGGAAATAATGGGTGTTGTATAGATACTATTCTACAAATGATCAAACTCATGCTGGAGCAGCACAAGGAGCAGGACTGTACATATACAGTCATCATATACAGGTTTTGTATGCATGTGAGGGTGGAGTAGCCACTCACCAATCTGAGACTGTGCCACCATAGTGGACTTTCGGTCACAGAGCGGAGAGAACGGCAGCCCGAGCTCTGCTTCTTTGTCCCCCTGGAAACACAGTGGCTTCCTTAGTCAAAATCATTCTCAGTCTCTGGCTTCTAGAAAAATGTTCTCCAGACAcggttcactgtgtgtgtatgcatgcactcactcacaaacacacacaccaccaccatgcACCATATGCTCACACTTCTATCAACAGGCTTTTGGATTTGTCTGGCTCAAGTGCTTTTGGGCcacaaatgtgtttcattttctcttctgatTTGTCACAAACAGATGAGATGTGGAGTCGGGAGGCAGCGTTCTTTGTAGAAGCTATTTATCGACAATTCACATCCCGAGAGACAAAGGCGTTGTGAAAGCAGCCACAATAACAATAGTACTGATAATGAGAACAATGTGGATTAATAATGGAAGAGATGAAAGCAAAGTGGCACCAGTTAAACGTCTGTCCTTCTTGTTGacattcacaaaaacacaatctaTTATTTATAGCCAAATGCTTTGTTTTATCAAAGAGGTAATGTTCAGCATTTTAATCTTCCATGGCGCTTGTCATGGCCTCATTTTGAAAACGTCAAAGAGCAGATATAAGATATTTGCAATTATACTCAAGAACATTACAACATATTACTACACTTACTGATGTAAACTGCTTTGGAGGGTAGACTTGCACCAAAGTGCCATATTAAAATAATATCGTCATTTCGCAAATAtcgtcattttattttattcttagtGTGACTCTGCAAAAGTGTGTAagaaacctttacttaaaatttacttaaatttaCTTAAATATGCTTTTTCTGACATCTAACCAGCAAATAATACAATCCAAAACAGCAGCACCAAAGGAGCAGATAAAAGCAATGCTGACAAAAGATAAATCAAAGCTACTTCAAATCCAGTGTTTCATCTTTCTGCAATCCCAAGAAATCCTAAGAAAATAGTTTCTACTAGAATCCACAGCAGGTTCAACAGAGCAGATATTTTCAAATaagtgttcaaaaaaaaaaaatgaaattgaacATCTAaaagaacagctactaaatggaccttgcagtgagattgttttttttaagaacatTAATGATGTCTCCATTTTATTTAGGAGTTTCACTCGACTCGTGTGCTTAAGGGTAAACTTGCCTAATGGTTTACTGGGGCACTTAAATGCACTGctgccatcattcattttaaccCACAGTGTCCAAATTTGGAAAACCTTTAACTATACAGgaaaggtgtttctaatatttagtCTGCTTCTACTGATATAATGTGAACAGACAATTTATTAGATTTACTGCAGGATCGCTGCATTAATTATAACTCTGTATACATAAAAGTGTATATTACTTATCTGCGTATGTGGCCACCTGTCATATTCTCTCTGCATTCATCAGAACTTCACATTCTCAAaccaagtcaattttatttatacagaacCATAAAGAGCTAGTCTAGACTGTACTCTTTGTAATATTACCACAGAAGTATACACTGAACCAGCCACCTGTGACCTGCCAGGTGCACCCACTCACCTGTCTGAAGAACTCCTCAAGAAGGGAGGTGGTCCAGCGATGGTGGAGGTCCCAGCTTTTGGCCGGGTGGCTGATGTCTGCCgtgtgcagcagcagggacagggcTTTGGGCTTGTCAATGCTAGAAAAGAGAGTAGATATACGATTGAAGTCCACCTGAGTCCTCAAATGACTAAAGTCTTATTCAtttgttctgttcttttttaagtgGTTTTGtacatttgctttttgttgtattttatttcttcatttctgttGTTGCTTTTGCACTGCATTTAAGATTTTTTATAGAGAAAAATATGTCAAAGTttatgttaaagaaaaacaaacaagttgaTCTTAATTAAGTACAAATTGGAATAAAAAGATTGAATGTATCACCCTTTAATATAATTGATCTAAATCACCACTGAAGCagacagttttatttctttcttttacaagTTGCACAGTTAATCAGAATAATATAACTTGTGTATAATAATGGTGTGACTGGTAATTTTTTGTTGTCCTAGAAAAACTACATCACggagatggacagagaaaatTCCTGAGAAATCTGCTACCAGAATATCGAAAAATACCATTCAGGAGAAAGATACAGGAAAATTCTCAAGACACTGAGTGTCCCTGAAGACAGTATGGCCAAtcataaaaaaatggaaaaaatgtggCACAGCTGCAAATGTGTCTACAGCAATCTGTCCTCAAAAATTGACTATCTGTGCAAGAAAAgcacaataaaacataaaaagaagtGGGAGGGTGTACATTTTTGATATAATCCAGACcaattgtatttttgttctttagGCTACgtgcttcagcacattcagtttaaaataagTAGTTTTAATTAACTCTCAAGAGCACTGATGTGAGGATTTTGTAGGTCTAGGATAATTTCTACATAAATGTTGTGATGGCATGGATCCACTGGAGACACCTTTGAACTGTAAAACTGGTGACAGACACATGGGCAAAAATATTTGTCCTCTAAATCTCATTTAAAAGATGTGTAGATATAGACAGTAAAGCTATACATTTGACCATGcatacaaatataaatacatgtaCCCAAACAGcaaccaaaaacagaaaaaactctACATTCAAGAAGATACCGCCTCCATTAGGCTAATCAGTTTTCTGCACTTGAACACAGTGTGAAGATTTATCACCTCACCTCATCAGACATCGGTGGTGTCTGAGACATCACCTGATAACCATATCAAAATATCATGTTTAATGGTCTGATGCATGAATGGACAGGCACAGACCAATATGGAAAATAggaacacaaatgaaaacactcacacacacacagcacaaggTTAAACAGAGGTGAGAAGCTCAAATTTCCTCCTGTTCCATTTGTGGCAGATTGGATCTTAAAGTGCACTCTAAGCAGGCCTGGAGCAGACTGGTTTGAATTACTTCACATTAGAGTCTATTCAGCATTAGGGCTTCCGGCAGACTGCAATCTCTCATTTATGTGTAcatgcacttgtgtgtgtgtgagtgtgtatacacTTGTTttttctatggttgtgtggacaaattctTGTTAAAAAATCATTGCGGGGACACTTGgcattgtgaggacattttggctgggcctcacaactttaaaggtCTGTTTTAGAGTTAAGACTGTTTCAGGTTTAggggttagaattaggtttagatAAGGGTTAGGGgaagggttggggttaggcatttagttgtgatggtcatggttagggtaaggggctagggattGCATAAGTCAGGGGGCCCACACCCTGTGCAGAGGGACTGGTTTTGATGCTCCAGGTGCCAAAAATGGGCAAGATTCAAACCAGAAACTGCACCTGGCACCTTACAGTCAGAAAACAAACCGACCACAAGTGCCTGTTATGCTGGGAGCTTTTTTCGGTCTTCACCATAAGTTATTTAGTCAGACAACTGACCCTTATTTCCTAGAACCTTTGAATGTTCACTTTGGATACTGGACTTCAAAATTCAACGCACCTTGTTGCTCACTCtccactttttttctgatttctggTTCTGGGTGAAGAAATATTTATAGATGCTGTTTCAGGGTAACCCATTTTGTATCTGTGTTAAATACTAAAAGCCACAGAACAGGTGTGCTGGTAAAGGCAATATTACATTGTTTGTGGATGGCTAATTTTTTCTGCCTGGCCATTTAGCTGTGGCAGGTCGACAATGCTAGCAAACCTGCCAGCAATATTTTTGGCGCCAACTGTTTTTCACCGCAGTATACCCTTCCAAATCTGGTGTGTCTGCACCAtaactctgtctgtgtctgagaggCCTGTAATAATACCCCACTGTATACCTGTACTGAATAATACATGACATTTGGTGCTATTTGTCAACAAAATACGCATtccatttctgcattttttgcAGAGTAAATAACATCTGAGCATCAGAAATCAGCCCATGTTTGTTTGAAACAGTCTATTTCATATAGAACATGAATGTTTATTGCACTTCTATGAGTACACCCTTCAGGGCAGGGTTAATTGGGTTGTAAACAATGGGTGGTtagtaaacagcagcagattgcAGGGTTAATGGAGATTTAAATTGCTGGGGTGAGGGTAGGGAGTGTAAACAGTGGTGAGGGAAAAGGCAACTGACCCCTCAGGTTGTTGTAGGAAGTTCTTCATGGCCTTAACCTGCTGGAAATGGCAGGACATATCTGTGGCCAGCACCATCTCCACCACCAGAGCCCGCAGCTCtctgaatgaaaacaatggagaggaaagaaagaagaggaaagcatGAGCCATGTGCTGTATAATGAACTGTCAAACCCGCAGGTAATAAAAGCCGACTCATTTCGGAAGTCGCTAAAGTAAATGAAGGCAGCCAACACAGTTTTTGAGAGCTATTTATAATATCTGCTTTGACAAGCCCCAGCTTATGCCATGTGAAATCGGATTGCAGCTGTCTCCTTTAATGTATTATTGCACATAACAGTTCCATTTAGGACAAAGTTGTTAGACCTTGAAGGTAATCCAACTTTTCTGATTTGGACTACACCGAGCACAGTTGTTCATCTTAAAACATAAGAGATAAGAAGTTCACACTGGGCTTAAATGGCTGATGTGTACATTGTGGGAATGTTCTGCTTGACTTCTATCTGTCTCTATCTGTTCTCTACTACATCTCTGAGTTTTATAACCCTTTGCTGTCACTCAGctctttcatctttctgtctgtctctctcttattGTCTGTCTGTTGAAGTATCTGTCACTCTGACCTCCAGTCATCCTTGGAGAGGTTGTAGAGGATGTTCATCTCGTCGTCGTCTTGCAGTAGGCGGTAGGCTGCGCTGACATGGTGACTCTCCAACACTGAGCGGTCATTATACAGGATTGCTGTGTCTGACCTGCCAGTCAAAGAGAAAGCAAAGCAGTAGTTTCACATTGGTTTATATGGGAAAAACAACATTAAGGGCAATAATAAATCCTGAGAAGTTGTGTCCCTTAATTATGAATGTGATCAGGTTTTGGGATGATGGACCACACCAAACATCTGaaatcttttcctttttcattttctcttttacatCAGTTTGTATTTGCATATGCATttgttatctctctctctctgtctcaactCAAGTTCTCAGAAATGATAACATCGAGGAAGTCTCAGACTTCAGGCTAACGGCTTGGAGTTTGGAGTTCATTTGGACTCCTGTCCTGCCCCAGTGATATTACTTCACTGCAGGCGATCTGAGTGTGGATATAAAGTCCCTTTgctgtaaatgaaaacattgaTCGGGTGACTCAGTGCCATGCATTTTTGATTTTATGATCCATTACCTTGTCTGAATGTGGAAGTTGTTTGTGGTCCCCGTGTGCTCGTAGTCGTGCACCGCTGCCGCAAAGATCATGGCGAAGATCTCCAGCTCAGTCAACCAATGCTGGAGGCAGAGgcacaggagaggaggggggatgAGGGAAAGAAGTGGGATGTGACAAGGCAGGGGGCAGGTGAagataaggaggaggagggggataTGAAGAAGAGCATATAGAAGAGGGAAGGGTGTTGAGGAAGGGAGGCAATGAGatggaaaagacagagacatcgacaggaaagaaggaagggaaaGTAATGAACACAAGTGGAAAGAATGGACAGAAATTAGAGAAGAGAAATGAGAAGCCAGTGAATGGAAAAAGGGGAGAATGCAGGGAAAGGTACATCATGTCGTAAAGATGTAGAAGAGAAAAGTGATATAAAGGATGCAGAGAGAAGCATTTGGCGTGAGGAATACATTACCGTCAGGCATGAAAGGAAacaaagggggaggaggagatagaggaaaggtcaggaaagcaaagaggaaactTTAGACAAGACAAGCTTTATTGAGAATCACATTTTAATCTGTCACGTTAAGACTCCTCTGTGCTCCTTCCCTCTCAGAGTGAGATAGTGTCTCAGTCTGGTTTGTcactgttaccaaatataaatgaaaaagtcATGCTCTCTCTAAGTTTATCAAATGAGTTAATGCTGTCACAAGGAGAGACTCCACATCACATCATGCTTTCCAATTTAAGTTTTTCAGGTCAAGTTTAAACCTTCTTAGGTGCAATTCGTGACTACAACAAAGAAGAGGTTGACGTGCAAGTAGTAAGGCActattaaaggaacagtttcgCATTTTGGGAATTTTTGACATTTCCGTTTTCTTGCTGGGTTTGATGACAAGATCAATACTAGGGCTACAACTAATGCTTATTTCATTATCAACTCATCTGAACACTTATTTCTCAAATGagtgaatatttattttgactataaaatgtaagaaaattgtgaaaaaatatCTGCTATAAATTCCCACAGCCCAAGACGATGTCCTcagatgtcttattttgtctgaccaacagtccaaaacccaaagatattcagtctACTATCATGTATGACAAAGACAAGCATCATGCCATCTGAGAGCTAAAAATATAGGAATCAAAGGCCAAAAGAATTTGCTTAATACGGACTGCTTTTATCCATGGGTGTTGATGTTTAATCCGCGACTATATACAGCATCCTCACACCTGTGAGTGGGCATTTTCCTCTGAGATGTGCATGCATCTGAGTGCACTCACGTACACAGAGTGGGGATTTAGCTCAGGAAGCCCAGTCGATATTGGTGACTAATCAACAGTGGGGGATGGCGGACTCATTATGAACGGGGTGATGGGTGCAAGATGCCCGATCCATCCCTCAGTATATTTCCTCACGGGCCTTCTTTATGAATGACCTGTTGATTGTTGATTTAATGGAGTCTGGAGGGCCTGCAAAATGATAGATGCTATTCTGCAGCTCTCCCAGGAGCCCGTGGCTCTGGCAGTAATGTGGTTTACTCCACAAGGCACTGCCCAAAGAAACACACCATGTCGACAGCTGTCGCAGCCACCTTATTAAGgtgattaaataaaaacactggaagCGGGGGCGGACGGCTGTTTGGCTGGTTGGGGACTTTGAACTCAGTGaggctgggtttttttttctctttacttacCCTAAAGTCACTGCAGTGGGAAGGAGTGAAATATAGGTCACCAGatggaaaaagaacaaaagcaacatGAAGTATGGAGAGTAGAAATGAAGCGGTGTTACGGcaaaagaacagacagacagaaaatatttgacttCAAATGTTGAGACAGTGACCATCAAcaagtgtcacattttgacagATATTCTAAGAAAAATGTAGGTTGATGTTTTGAAAGTTGCCCCGAGCAAGACTGGGATTAAAGAGTGATTTTCCTTGggcatcttgttttttttccgtGAAAGAATGGTTCATGGattttccaagaaaaaaaaaatagccatatTTAGAAGCTGCATGTCAAGCAAAGCTGCAATTAGGCTGGCAAACGTCAGCTGACAGAGATGTTCTGAATACCATGTGGATAAAATCCCCCTGATTTCACAGACTAAGCTTCAACCCAGTGAGCTTTCTTTCTTGGAACCAAACCAACATGTTCAGTGGGTTTCTGTACAGTATATGCTGATAACATCATGTCATCTAACCTGTCCATGTACTACTCACCACCATGCCGGTCTTGAGTAGCAAATAGTGTACAGTCTGTGTGACATCTGCAGCGTGTATCAGGTTGTGGTAGGGGTTTTTATGTTTGCTGTATCCCACTTCCAGGGCCTCCACAAATGACACCACTGCGGAGATCGGGATCTGACggcagaaaaaacaaatgtctgaaaacactgcagacagtAAAGAACTTCTGCAAGCTACCTGGTGATTTAAATGATGAGCACATACAATTTCAATGCGTGCACAGTTCCCTCAGCATCTGAAACTGCTGTCATAAAATCATGGATCATTTAAGCTACTGCAGACTATGGCTACATGTTTATGTCGGCTTCATTGCCTGTGTCATTTACTCTCAGATGCTGGTCCTTCAGGTGGAGTGTCCTCAGCAACAAGATGCTGTGGAAAATGAGCTTCCCCAGTATCAGATGAGATGAAGTATGTCcacacccccccgcccccgcccACCCCCTCGTATTATGGCCATTGTTGAAATACAGCAACATAATCTAACTCttaagagagagacagagaagtgcGTGTGCTCACTTCCATTAAATCAGACACAGTGAGGGTTCTTATCTGTATTGAATATTTTTAGTTTCTCCTTTTTTcaatcacaaaaacaacagtataCCAGAGACCATGATACATTATATCCTTGTGACTTTACCTTGAAGCGGCTAATGAGGTCGTATCGTGTAAGCAACTCGTAGAATATGAATTTAAGCGCGTGATCCCCACTGGCCTCATTTAGAGCGAACACGTCAAACGACCACTTGTCAACATTCTGtgtgggagaggaaaaaaattaaataatcacACAGACTTCTCCTTAAACAATGAATTCATCTTCctcagtaaaagaaaaacttgcaaaagaaaaacttgTTCAGACAGATGGTGCTGCAAGTGCAAGGGTGTAGGTTTGATTTTAGAAGTGGGGGGGTACAATGAAGTAACAAAATGAAGTTCACTGTGCTTTCTATAATAACGGTAGTACAACAAAAATAGAAACTCTATGTGAATCTTTGTATTTTTAGTCCTCTAACCCttctttaaatcattttcagtttcctcAGATATTGTACCTGATACTGACAGATAATGTTGTGCTTTCATCTTTACTACAAAGATCACTGTGCTTTACTGTCTAGTCTTTGAGTGATGTTTGACATAAGCATCTTTTTATGAGAAGAttaattgtaaataaaaatatcactcaagtacattttttttagccCTGAGTAGTGTCTGTAGGTATTTTTATAAGCTCCTTACAGTTTCAACAACCTAAAACAGGTAGGGCATCCTGTAGTTAGCCTGAGAAACAAAATTCAGGCCATCATCATTTTTTATAATAAACCTAAAACAATACAAGTGAAGGTGCCAAAAACAGGATTTGGAAAAGTGAGAGAAGAATACCCTTCAGTTCCTGTGGAAAGTATGCCCTTgtgcaaaacagttttttgtaAATAACTCTAGATATGTATGatttcagcatgtgtgtgtctgtgtgtgcacaaagtTGCTATTCATATCTGTGAGCTTCTGCTTGGGAGTGTGTGCACGTGTTAATACCTTAAGCACAGATATGACAGAAGGGGGGTAGCTGAGTCCCACCATATTGGAGGTGCGTCGGTACATCCTGTTTGGATGagataaaaacatcaaatgaagCGCACCACTGAGTGTAAACACCAGAGGTTACCAGTCCGGCCTCAAACCACAGCCTGGAAGGCTCCCCGCCAAGACTCACTCTAAATCAGCCCAACAGTATGAAACTGTTAAAAAGGTTAAGATGAGAAAAGGCAACAGCATCTGCAAGTCGGATTTTTTTCTGCTAAAGGTTTAAAGCTATGTCAAAAATGAGGGACtgaaatataaattaatttaaccataaaatgcaaaacaagctGCGTAATTGCCCATGAGATTTAGTCAAGTATTTAGCATAATTTGGAAGTTGGTGTGCATTGCTAAACATCTACGCATTTTTGTGAAACACGAGAAAATGCTGTAATTTCAAAAGCAGATGTCTTTCAGTAGTTTCCAAAAATGAAGCTAAATATCAAGTTGGCCTTTTTGTCACaatttttcaaatttaaatgcAGGACACCTCATACTGCACCACACTGTTccacctttttattttcactctatttcttcctcttttccaaTCTTTCTTCATTGTAAAtgtctggggaaaaaaactagTCTGCCCTCTGTAAAAACAGATTAAGAAAGATTATAGCTTACATACTTGAGGCTTACTGATTTCAACAAATGCATCGTTGCATGTTATTGTGTGATAAAGCAGAGCCTTGGAGAGGGGAGCTGTTTGTAACTCCCTGAATAAATGTGCTTAGCCAAGTTTGCCAAGGCCATGATGATATATGGTTGATTCAGGTGAGTGAGTCACTGTGCAGAGGACGCACACATATTTACAACAGACTGAAATTTTAAAAGGGCTGTAGCATTTTATTCAAAGCAAGCTGCAGGGCATTAAAATTTGAATTATTTCCCCCACTTTAGAGGATGCCTctagttttcattcattttggcACACACATAAGTTCAGATAGATTCATTCTGCatgcattttttctttctccactttgagacaattttgattgtggaggGCGCTATAtaaatgaaattgaattgaactgaattccTCACTCACATCTTTTAAAATCTCATTTACCCCTTTCTTATTGTGTGCTTTACCATTCATAAATAATTATATACACATTATGTAGAGCTGCACAAAGACTTACTGGCCATAATCTGTGATATTTCTGATATTGTGACATAGCTTTTTTATTGACTTCAAAAAAATGTACTGTCAAAGTAAGGTATAAAAAAACTAACCCAGACAAAGATGAAAGCAGACGCAGTGTTGTGAGTATGATGGATGACCTGAACTGAAATGACCTCAAAGCGAAAACCTAATACACTATGCTTTGTAAAATGTCAGTGATATAAAGGGTACGTGCAGCAAAAGCACTGAAACCTTCAAGAGCAGTGTAGATGTCCATTTCTTATGCAAGGCCAAACTAAAGATGTTGACACAATTGCTTTAAGTCGCTCCAGGCTACTCTGGTTTAGGTTGATCAATGATAGATCGGCAACTTCAGGTGAGGAAAGATAAAGGTGACAATCCATAGAAATTATTTAACATAAATAactgcatgcttgtgtgtaacTGTGGTCGTGTTTACCTCTCAACAAATATGCCAGCCTGAACGGCGTGGACGATGCTGCGGAAGCGAGGTTTTTCTTCATTGCGTCGCAACATCAGGCCCATCTGGCGGGTGAAGGTGGAAGCCAGCCAGTCCCGCACCTCTGACGGCACCGACTCTGACTGGATGTCGCTGAGCTCATCCTCTGTGTCCACCAAACGTCTGAAACACGGGAGAAGGGGGGTTGGGGTTGAAAAAgatagaaacaaacagaaaaagaagcaaagagaggaaaaacagacagatgcagAGACTAAAGGCTTACTaaaatatttagcatttatCGTAGGTCTACTTTCACAGGGGATCAAACTCAAATCCCAGGGCTGCCCATCAAATAATATCACCTCTTATGTAACATCAAAACAACCCAGGCCTCTTGAATCACCATGATGCAGAATTCAAATCCAATTGTGCCATATAATTCTCCACAGCTACCCCGTTGTGTTGACATGTACAAGGGATCAAGAGCAAAGCCTGCTGGTCTCCACCCTCTGGACTGAATACATGTTCTTATGGCATAGAGAAAGCATCACACTGATAATCATGGTGCTACATGGATTCTGCACTGGACTGTTCATCATCCTCCATCCTGGAGTGGTCATGCCATTGCTGGCCCTAATCTTTCTGGATCTAGATGACGAGAGGCTTACATAATTCTATAAGCCTGTCCATATCTCAGACTGTGGACATGCATTTAGCTGTTGAGATTCACTCATGTAGTAtattccctaaccttaaccataccCGGAGAACAATTTGCCATAAGAAAAAAGCTTTTCATGAACTCAAACAAGTATTTTTTGTTGCCTAAACTTAAagatacagatatatatatGTCATTTAGGAAAAATGACAAGAAATTGTTGACTTCCCATTGAATCTGTAAAAGTATTGTATTCACAACAGTAATTAAAGGCACAGGTGCCttaaagaaaaatgtacttaaagtatcaaaagtactCCTTGTGTAAAATTACCTTTGTCAGTGTTACATTATTATAGTACTTGTTGGTCAAGGTGACAACGCAGAAATACTAAATGGTTAAAACGAAACTGAGAATTACAACACAGGTTAATTGCCATTCTAATGAGAGTCACCCATTTTACAAAGTCTGGCCTTTGTCAGTGTTGCGCCATTGTTCCAATAAATGAACCTTGTTGATATTTGTTCCACTGTCGAAGAAAGCTGTTGTTTTCTTACCTCGTCTCCTCGATGTAAACGGATTCCAGCACCGACGCCGCATACTCTAGGTTTTTCTTGAGGTCAGTGAGGgaagcctctcctctctccaactGCTTCACCAGACATCTTAATCTAAAACAGAGATTCAACAGTCATTTAACAAATGGGATTACACCCCTGCCATCTTGACATGATAAAATAATTGCAACTGATATTCAATTAATCTGGTCTCGGTTTCTGCTGCACAAGGCAAGATTG includes:
- the pde1cb gene encoding calcium/calmodulin-dependent 3',5'-cyclic nucleotide phosphodiesterase 1A isoform X1 gives rise to the protein MGSVTSALTRTRNALVKVGSEPENHDPERSQSAPESDRARKRSARFNVSIQAGRQSSRQSLSEVLSRQDSDGVKQTSKKKNSEGPQSVANEDGESSTRPQASFARSKSQSALWNAITAGMGIKGKEQKAPLNDPRSPEEILADDLPATEEPDATEKMAIRRKYKKTSQRLRCLVKQLERGEASLTDLKKNLEYAASVLESVYIEETRRLVDTEDELSDIQSESVPSEVRDWLASTFTRQMGLMLRRNEEKPRFRSIVHAVQAGIFVERMYRRTSNMVGLSYPPSVISVLKNVDKWSFDVFALNEASGDHALKFIFYELLTRYDLISRFKIPISAVVSFVEALEVGYSKHKNPYHNLIHAADVTQTVHYLLLKTGMVHWLTELEIFAMIFAAAVHDYEHTGTTNNFHIQTRSDTAILYNDRSVLESHHVSAAYRLLQDDDEMNILYNLSKDDWRELRALVVEMVLATDMSCHFQQVKAMKNFLQQPEGIDKPKALSLLLHTADISHPAKSWDLHHRWTTSLLEEFFRQGDKEAELGLPFSPLCDRKSTMVAQSQIGFIDFIVVPTFTVLTDMMERIVTPLIDEASHSGFAGFRRSSLNSISSDEAKRHSVKSMGSDSSSSGQSSLLTVDIKNFKALWNEEVYQNRERWKAQAAKEAEERAKREAEEQAQQEEAMEPQEGHTEPEQPEPKEDKLEGEVAESAEVSRPSDGNTGETEQGAQPGSSTHKNSPLHNGELSEGAESPEGEENKNKGVDAEVAME
- the pde1cb gene encoding calcium/calmodulin-dependent 3',5'-cyclic nucleotide phosphodiesterase 1A isoform X2 — protein: MGSVTSALTRTRNALVKVGSEPENHDPERSQSAPESDRARKRSARFNVSIQAGRQSSRQSLSEVLSRQDSDGVKQTSKKKNSEGPQSVANEDGESSTRPQASFARSKSQSALWNAITAGMGIKGKEQKAPLNDPRSPEEILADDLPATEEPDATEKMAIRLRCLVKQLERGEASLTDLKKNLEYAASVLESVYIEETRRLVDTEDELSDIQSESVPSEVRDWLASTFTRQMGLMLRRNEEKPRFRSIVHAVQAGIFVERMYRRTSNMVGLSYPPSVISVLKNVDKWSFDVFALNEASGDHALKFIFYELLTRYDLISRFKIPISAVVSFVEALEVGYSKHKNPYHNLIHAADVTQTVHYLLLKTGMVHWLTELEIFAMIFAAAVHDYEHTGTTNNFHIQTRSDTAILYNDRSVLESHHVSAAYRLLQDDDEMNILYNLSKDDWRELRALVVEMVLATDMSCHFQQVKAMKNFLQQPEGIDKPKALSLLLHTADISHPAKSWDLHHRWTTSLLEEFFRQGDKEAELGLPFSPLCDRKSTMVAQSQIGFIDFIVVPTFTVLTDMMERIVTPLIDEASHSGFAGFRRSSLNSISSDEAKRHSVKSMGSDSSSSGQSSLLTVDIKNFKALWNEEVYQNRERWKAQAAKEAEERAKREAEEQAQQEEAMEPQEGHTEPEQPEPKEDKLEGEVAESAEVSRPSDGNTGETEQGAQPGSSTHKNSPLHNGELSEGAESPEGEENKNKGVDAEVAME
- the pde1cb gene encoding calcium/calmodulin-dependent 3',5'-cyclic nucleotide phosphodiesterase 1A isoform X3; protein product: MGSVTSALTRTRNALVKVGSEPENHDPERSQSAPESDRARKRSARFNVSIQAGRQSSRQSLSEVLSRQDSDGVKQTSKKKNSEGPQSVANEDGESSTRPQASFARSKSQSALWNAITAGMGIKGKEQKAPLNDPRSPEEILADDLPATEEPDATEKMAIRLRCLVKQLERGEASLTDLKKNLEYAASVLESVYIEETRRLVDTEDELSDIQSESVPSEVRDWLASTFTRQMGLMLRRNEEKPRFRSIVHAVQAGIFVERMYRRTSNMVGLSYPPSVISVLKNVDKWSFDVFALNEASGDHALKFIFYELLTRYDLISRFKIPISAVVSFVEALEVGYSKHKNPYHNLIHAADVTQTVHYLLLKTGMVHWLTELEIFAMIFAAAVHDYEHTGTTNNFHIQTRSDTAILYNDRSVLESHHVSAAYRLLQDDDEMNILYNLSKDDWRELRALVVEMVLATDMSCHFQQVKAMKNFLQQPEGIDKPKALSLLLHTADISHPAKSWDLHHRWTTSLLEEFFRQGDKEAELGLPFSPLCDRKSTMVAQSQIGFIDFIVVPTFTVLTDMMERIVTPLIDEASHSGFAGFRRSSLNSISSDEAKRHSVKSMGSDSSSSGQSSLLTVDIKNFKALWNEEVYQNRERWKAQAAKEAEERAKREAEEQAQQEEAMEPQEGHTEPEQPEPKEDKLEGEVAESAEVSRPSDGNTGETEQGAQPGSSTHKNSPLHNGELSEGAESPEGEENKNKGVDEVAME